In Chanodichthys erythropterus isolate Z2021 chromosome 11, ASM2448905v1, whole genome shotgun sequence, a single window of DNA contains:
- the fgf4 gene encoding fibroblast growth factor 4 encodes MSVQSALLPILVLGLMTSSVRCAPLPGGQSGPVERRWETLYSRSLARIPGEKRDISRDSDYLTGIKRLRRLYCNVGIGFHLQVLPDGRITGVHNENRYSLLEISPVERGVVTLFGVRSGLFVAMNSKGKLYGSEQFTNECKFRENLLANNYNAYESSAHPGMYIALSKTGKTKKGNRVSTSMTMTHFLPRI; translated from the exons ATGAGTGTCCAATCGGCCCTCTTACCAATACTGGTCTTAGGACTTATGACAAGCTCAGTGCGCTGCGCTCCGCTGCCCGGTGGGCAGAGCGGCCCCGTGGAGCGACGCTGGGAGACACTCTACTCGCGCTCTCTGGCCCGAATCCCCGGGGAAAAAAGAGATATCAGCCGGGACAGTGATTATCTCACGGGCATTAAAAGACTGCGACGTCTCTACTGCAATGTTGGCATTGGGTTTCATCTCCAAGTATTACCGGACGGTAGAATTACCGGCGTGCACAACGAAAACCGCTACA gTCTTCTTGAGATATCTCCGGTGGAGAGGGGAGTTGTGACACTGTTTGGCGTCCGGAGCGGGCTATTCGTGGCCATGAACAGCAAAGGGAAGCTTTACGGATCT GAGCAGTTCACAAATGAATGCAAGTTCAGAGAAAACCTCCTTGCAAATAATTACAATGCGTACGAATCGTCGGCACATCCTGGGATGTACATCGCACTAAGCAAGActggcaaaacaaaaaaaggaaatCGAGTATCAACATCCATGACGATGACACATTTCTTGCCTAGAATTTGA